ATAAGAACTGTGTGCACCCGGATAGGGACCATGGCTCCATTCTCATTCTGATACTCAACAGTCACTTGAGTCTTACCATCAGGCCTCAGCCATGggcatgttttattttttctgaccTCAGTGAGCTTGGCACCAAGTTTGGTAGCAAGGACATGAGTTAGAGGCATTAACTCAGGTGTTTCATCTGTGGCATAGCCAAACATGTGGCCTTGATCACCAGCTCCAATTTCCTCAGGTTTCTTTGTGAGATGGCCATGAACTCCTTGAGCAATGTCAGGGCTTTGTTGCTCAATATTGACAAGGACATTGCACTTGTCAGCATCAAGGCCTACGTCAGCTGACACAAACCCAATGCCTCTGCAAGTATCTCTAACTATTTTCTCATAATCTACTTTAGCCTTGGTCGTGATCTCACCAAAGACCATCACCATGTTGGTCTTTGTGCATGTTTCACAGGCAACTTTGCTCTCTGGGTCTTGTTCTAGGCAGGCATCAAGGATGGCATCTGAGACTTGATCGCAGAGTTTGTCAGGATGGCCCTCATTGACAGATTCAGATGTGTAGAGGAAGGTTTCCATTTCTAAACTGGGAAAAAAGATATGATATGTTAGTGATCCTCCACTTTGAGATTTCAAGATAAGATTCACAGAAAACATCGCATGAAACTAAAAATGTCAACATACAAAAGGAcactacaaaaagaaaaatgaagggCACCATGCATAACCTTTCCTAGTAAAGGAGCCAATAATTCCATCATTCATTGACATTAACAAccacatcatcatcattttcacCATATATACATTTCAAGGTTATATGGTAATGCCAAAGACTACATATTAGTATTACTTGTATCTACTCTCAGAATTTTCACCAACTCCATAACTTGTCTGACTGTAACCAAACTCTTCCATTTCACTTAATGGTGGTGAAGGAGAAGCTTGTATTGAGGATATAGCTATCTATTTATCATTTTATCTACAATAATGAAGAAGTTTGTTACGAACACAAATCCTATTTGCCAATTATCCAGGGCTGAACATCTCTCTCCATTTTACATAGATCAAGGTAATGttatattaaaagaaagaaagatgcacGGTTCACCGAGTAAAAAAAAGGGGCACCCACCCAATGTATTATAGCCATGACATGCACGTGATGGAAATTGATGCACCGTTAAATCAGAAAAGCTAGGTCAATTAATATGAAATTACACAATTGATCCTTAATTTGCATATCTAGAGACTAATGTCCTAGATAAGCAGGCTTAATTAACGAACTGCCAAAATCAATAACCAGAGAACTAGAATGTCAGATGTAAGATAATTACTGTTACAACCCCATCATACCTTTAGTACCAAATACCAATGTAAATCCACTTAACATGACATCGGAGGATAGATCCAAAAAAAGGCCAACATAAAGTTGACATCATGGTAAAAGTTGGTAACAACCCATGTAGTAAATACGaagtaaaaaattacataaatgcAAAGCATCTTTAtgacacactcacacacatcaACTACAGTAATCCCACATATAAATAGATCGCATCGAAATGGGAACTTAAACACGaccaaaacaaacaagaaaatcaACACCCAAATGagcaaaaaacaaagacaaccCAAAGATCCGATCTTTTTAGTAAAAGAAAACAGATTTAACATTGAAAATGTGTGTGACAACAGAAACAGATCTAAACAAAATGTGGGAACTCAACGTTAAAAACATTGAACAATTGCAAGATCTTTTTAATTGGACATAGATCTAGGCCAACATTTATTCAAGATATTGTAGTGAAAATGGACATATTAGATAGATATATGAACCTGGAGAGCTGCGCCTGTATGTATGCCttagaagaaggaggaggaatgagaaagagagaggaaatgaaacaaagagagagagatgggtttggTTTTATATCGTATATATTTATAGTAAGGGATCTAGTTTTGGCAATTTGGTAGCAGTTAGTAGAGGGAGCTGTTTCTTCGTCTgactcgctctctctctctgtttctgtGCTCTTGGCTTTGAGGTGTTGTGCCTTTTATGCTGCCCGTTCTATTCGCGTTTGAGCTTTGCAGTTCACATCAACTACCTAACATTTGTGGTTGGTATGTGGGTCCCTTTTTCACCAACCAATTGAGTTGCTAATTGCGACTCGAGAATGGAAAATTTTTCTCCCACCAACCATGAGATGTGTACTTTTTAATCAATCATATGACCTGTTGCACATACCCAAATTTACCCTCAAAGTTTTAAGCATGTTTAGTTGCCAACGTGTGATTACGTTAAAACATTTACACAAAATTCTGCTTATACcaaattttgattggtttatTTTAGATTGCTTAGATTGAAATTTGATTGTATAtatccattaaaaataaaagtatttatACATGTGAGTGTCATGTTTACTTGCTgaaaaaatgtatttaagtGCACCAATAATAAGATAACACTTATTGTGAATTTGGATGTATGTTTAATAGTCAATAGAGCTTTTAAAAGTCGTGTATGTTTAACTTGGGTGTATGTTTAAGTTGTTTtaataatgtataattttatgaacCACCACCTATCCCAACTCCAAATGGACGGTTGTGATGATTGTACAGGACGAATCTAGAGATTGAGTGAAGTTGCATTCCCGTATCAATATGGGTTATCATCTAAGATTTTCTAGGAAGATGCCGAGTGATCTACTACTTGGTGGGGCCCACCATGTGTGGATCCTGACTCCGAAGTCCGAGTTCGATGCAGGACCCGGACCCAACATAACAATGTGATCATATCTCTTACTACGTATTTTATTTGTAGGCAAGTGCAAgcattcaaattcaaaacccgTCTGTCTAACTCAAACCAAATGGGTCATAGTCCCATGAGAATGAGACTTTAGTAAAAGTGGGTCAAGTCTCCCATGGCATGCTAGAGTTGTGGCTGTGGCTACAAACTACAAACTACAAAGTATATGCTCAGAATGTTGGCGATTATTGGATGCATGAATGATGAAAGTGAAACCATTACGGCATTACATAcaattatttagcaaaaaaaagaaaaagaaaaagaaaccattACATACAATTTGCAATtgatggatttctttttttaatgttatccCATCCAATCGTGGAGTCAGATATATGTgtcattctcttttttcttttttctttttttgatgaacaataCATGTGTGTTCAAGGCAGGgctaaaataaacaataatataaaagctaaatatttttatttcaaattgtaGCCTTTTTTTAAGATAGTTAAAGAGGTTAAATATGGATTAGGTTTAGAAgtgaagttttcaaaaattttctttttaatttaaattaccatattatttgtcaaaaaaacTCAGCTTCCATAAAATGTAACgactaatattttaaaaaaagcttcatagatttaatcatttaaaattgacgaaaaattaaacaaacaatgGTGGAACGCAAGTAAGGAGtataatcaaacaaataattaaacattacACCAATATTATATAGTTTGTATTGTACAGAAAtgtgaaggggaaaaaaaaaactctaatgaccatatattttgttcatgaagcattttttttaataaaaaaaaatgaaaaagaaaagaagaagatattctcTTCAAGAGAGTTAATTTGGGTACTTTTTCTGCATCATTCACAAGTAAGctgctcttttttttctttttctttttgactagatagatagatagaagAATCCAAATGTTACATAATTAATTATCATATAATTAACTACTCtaggagaaaagagagagttcTTAGACTTCTCAAAAATACGgtactaaaaaagaagaattaccAAAAATATTCGGATGAAGGGTAAGTtcaatacataaaaaatcaattagtttGTGTCCCAAAAATAGCTAAACTATTAGCACATTTGTTTGCTTCACGAGATATGTGTTGAACCATGACTTGCCATATGTAGCAAGGATAGTCTTGCAATTAGAAATAAATACGCTGAGAGATGAAGATACAAGAGTAGCAGAAGTAAGAAACTTAAATATCTATAAAGAATCAatttcaaagagaaaattatGATATCCTAATTCCCAAGCTAGAGATGAACCATAAGTTGCTCTTTTGGAGCTTGGTGTGGTTGGTGAGTGTAGAATTTAGAAGAATTTGGGAAACGACGACTTGCCTAGTTGTCATGACGTGATTTTTTGAGTAAGTGACTTGTGTGTCTTGTTATAATTCACATTTTGTCCTGAGCCAAAAAATGAGTATTGTTATAGGTTGAATTATCAACATagaattttgtcattttcttatgAATTgaacatttataaaattttgaaattgagcTTGTATTGTTGTCGTATTTACTATAAGATTGAGATTctatttgaataaatttaaataatcaaatcaacaaatatataagtacatatttaagaattgtttaaaattttggggaaacATGGTTCCCTTCGTGCTTATTGAATCTACTAGTAACTCCATCTTAAATGGTAACTGAAGTTGGGACTtccaaaattttgcaatatgttaaaataattgctaaatataattaaattaattattttatataatttaatcttttgaGACAagtagtagtttttttttcccctctaaaGTTGTAACACCATAAACTCTCAAACGACACTGACATTTTTGGCATCTAATCTGCCGGGGGGTGGGGGATCAATACATAAGTTGCTTCTTAAGCCTAGAAATATATGTTAGGCCTCATGCAATCACAATAATCTCATTGATCATGTCCTCCAAAAATTGCTGTCAAATTATACCTTACAAACAATTTCTCTGCTTAACAAGCAATTGTTCAAAAAAGAATGTGcattataaacaaatttgaatGACATAGAGTCCAAGAGGACAAGGCATGGACAAGGTGTGATTAGAAACTGAGCCCAAGTTGAAGTCCAAGAGCAGCGTGCACAAGAAACAATGTCATAATCCCACTACCCAAGATACCATGAACATTTCGCAATCCTGGATTATTCTGCATGATTAAtgtgaaaaaggaaaataagagaTTGAAAAGACTGGGAAtagatataaaaagaagaaaaaccatAGAATTCAGGTCCTCAAAATCATGATTACCTCAAATAATGCAGGTAATGTGGTTTGTAAGGTCAAGAGAGCAAGGCCAGTTAAACCTGTAACAGCATGAGGACTGCAAAACAACCATGTAAAGTTCAATTTCtctaaatcaaataaagagGACCTGTTCTAAGTTAGAAtgatgtgtgtgtatatataacataattgtTAGAAGTACCTCTCAAAGATGGGTTTATCTGAAGTGAGTAGAGCTGTTATTCCACCAGTTGCTCCAAGAGCGAAGAAGAAAAACATCCCAGCTAGAAGCTTTGGGTGCAAGTCTTTGGCCATAGCCTTCTCCTCCTGAATTGATGAAGTACAGCATgtcaacaaaataaatcatGGCACCAGAACCagcatcaatttttttagttacaatAAGCAAACATTTTAATTAGTTTCTTACCACATCATCAGAAAAACGTATACGGAAACCTAGATATGTTCCATAGCCACCCATGGCAAAGAGCACAACTGCCTACAGGCTCAAGGATCAAACAGTAGACAATTAGATGATGTAACTCCAAACCCAAAACTTGTTGGTAATATTTGCAGTAATTTGtggtttattattttgtaagaTAAGAGTGAGGGAAACAGAAGGAAATTCTTATACCATGTTTCCAGGGTGACCCCAATGCACAAGCCAGCCAGGAAGATTCCATGACTTAATAAGCTCAACAAAAGGCCCAAACAGAGATCTCACAGCACCAGCTGTAATTCATATATTAAATGTTGTTATGCTTTTCAGATGTTAATGTCTCATGACTTTTACCAAGTAATATCAGGCTAATGTTAAAAGCTCATAAATAACTAACCATCTGGCTTATGCAAAAGAATTTCTAGATATGCTTTACAAGCAGATGAATTCTGCAGTAGGCTAGCTAATACTTTGTGACAAAGTAAAAACTTCAGTCTTGCAAAATCCCCAAGGGATAGCCTACTTGGCTAGGACCACATCGTATGAAAATAAGGTCATTGGTTTGAAGCTTTCCCTCCCATTGGGACAAAATACTCAttcatcataaaaataaaaatagaaaacccCACTAGTTGCTGAAACCTATATACAATTAGAAGATAAAATAGAAAAGGTGCTGCTCCTCCAAGTGACCTAACAATTGTGACCAGCagaacctaaaaattaaaaacgtcCATGAGGTTGTTGCTGACTTAATCTTATGCCCAGTGTAATGAGGACTCAGAAAGCCTATTCAGAACATACAATGTTCTCAGCCCTCTGGTACAATGTATGATGATTTGGTTCCTATTTATTTCTTTGAATTATATCAGCGCGATTGCTGGTTATTCAAGGATTTAAATGGGCAAGGAAGAACGCTTAATTTAATTAACACTAGTGTGTTGTATATTAACACGACATAGAAGTGTTCCTCAAAGTATTGCACTAAAATGTACCACTGCCAACTTGCTCAACTTCAAACAAATAAACCTGAATTTCAACAATTCACCAAATAAAGCTCGCCAGTCTCATCTCTAGTATATATACCCGTGCCCTGTTCCCCATATCAACCTTGGCACATATTGAAGTTATTCTAAGAAACTAGGATTCTTCATCCTATCCTCCAACACCCTTAGACtcaaaattacaatgaaaagaaaagaaaaaaaattcattccacCGAAAATTGATGGAGCGAGATCCTCTATGAGCACCGCCATTACTAATAGTTACACAAGAAACCAAACCATAAACCTTTTTGTACGGTTCTGATAAATCCTACTTGGGCTACTTCTACATTAATCCCCTAGCCAacatctaaaaaatataaagcacctcaaattttagttttttgaaaagtaataaaattcattGAAAAAGAGAAGCGCAGCTTAGTACACAAGGAATATACAATATCTATAGAACTGTTTTTTGCAAATTAATCATACATTCACCCATGCTTTGAAAAGAAGATGGTAACAACATTTACCTCCAGGAAGAGCAGCCATAAAGAACAAAGGCAAAGGAGTAAAAGAGTACAACAGGGTCTCACGGGGTtcctccatttcttcttctaccTTATCAAGAGGTTCACTAGTCTCCTTCTTCATTGCAAAAGATGGACTGATAACTAGTGTTCTTCTTGTTGTTATTCTTGTAGTAGCCAACGTGTTAGAATGGATTTTGGAAAAAGTTGGTGAGGGAGGAAGCAGAGGAGGAGACATAAAATTCATACGAAGAGCAGCAGAGGCATTGAGTATTGACATTTCTTTCTGGACACAAAGATAGCAAAGAAAGTGAATAGAGTTTACACTAGTTTTGTTGGCTTAGTTTATCAAAATAGGAGTATAGTAGCTAGTTTTACTGTactagaaagaagaagaaagtaaagAGTGAAGATAGATAGAAGAGGAAGTATAGGAAAGGCGAGGAAAGAGACACGCCAACTGAACTGAAAAAAAGAGTCTATAAGAACCTCCATCTCACGAACACGTGGTCTCAACACGAACCTCCATCTCCCCCACTAATCTTTTTAGCATGACAATTTCATGTCGGACCATACGCAAGGGCAAGGCATTGGCTTTATTAACGCTAGGGGAGGGCAAAGTCAACGATTGTACCAAATGATAATATACTTTAGCCTATGCACTTCCTACCCaccaaacccaaacaaaaaaaatatcaaaattactacaaattttactgcAAACTAGTCGCAGATACAGGCAATATGTagaaaaatgtaatataattattttataagaaaataatgtaaaatCTTTTGGTTAAATAGTGCAtgtgttatttaattattttgcattCAATAACAATACATAGTGATTTCATAATTataatactttttaaatttaaagggCGAAGatgttatcaaattttttttttttttaaaaaaaaccataattgaTTAACTAATTTGAACATATCcaagaatatttttaaaaaaaaatgttacactcCTATTCCATGGAACATATGTAACGTGTtacattaagtttaaattactATATAAGCTTAAAATCGTAACATTttcatttcatacttttcaaccagagaatattttttttgagcCAAAAACTAGAAAGGCTAcctaccacaaaaaaaaaaaaaaaatcaatttataaatttaagacCCAATTAGTCTAAAATAGACTGAAGTGGATTGAAATAGAGCAAGGTAGACTGaatagaccaaagtggaccgaatttTACTCAAAGGGGACgaaatggaccgaattggatAGAAATGAACAGAAATAGACAGAATAGGACCATATTGTACCGAATTAACCAAAGTAGACCAGATAGACTGAAATAAACCGATTGGGACCAAATTGGacaaaaatgaactaaaaagtAGATTGAAATGCTACATTGATGTGGCTTAACAAGAtcataacaacaataaatgctattttttattatataggtACTTGGAAACTCACATCGCcaacttaataaataaaattcatgatgaatttatccacaaaaaaaaaaatcaataaataaattcattatgaattttttactttgtatTTATAAACTAACACATCTTAATAAGATTTATAtagtataatttataatatctttgtCATCacctaacaaaaaatataaggatTAGAGATTGAATTTAGCACACCAACCATGAAACCCAGTAGTATTTTACTCTAGTTATTGACTACAAATTTGGCACCTCCCTCTATTCGGTAAAGGCAGAAGCATTAAGTCATGCTGGATAGGAgatcatatataattttattgatttgttgccctttttcatttttttattggttgatCTGTTGCCACAACATTAGGCCAACTAATCTCGGCCCCATTTGCTGCCTACCAAGTACCAAGGGTTATCAGAAAAGCCCCTCAAAATTCTAATAAGCTCAAAATAGCTTTGATAAGTGGGATTAATAACTTTAGAGagacaattttaaaaatatttttcacattcTAAACTTTTTGtcctaaaaatcaaatttcccAGTTGTAAAATGCTAACCTAAGAATTCTCAACCTTTCCAGAAATGCCATCAAATTGCAACTCCCAATATTTTCGGGCATCAATATTTCACGAGCATTATGGATTTCTGATGGAAACCACCTGATTTCTTGCTAGGTAGTATGCTGGCTTACCAAGTGAATATGGAAAatataagtataaaaggaaagaaaaacagaaagaaatctaaacatttttttaataggtagaTAGCGGGAAGGGGAGGGGTGGAATTCAAATCACAGACATGGTGCACTGCGAAAAATGTCATTACTGCTGGGCTATCACTTGAACTTGGTAAAAGAGTTTAATACTAAACGTTGCACATAACAGGCTAAAGGACCTTAATTTTCATGGTACTTTAAGCTTTGAGATAGTACAGAACTCCGAGTAATCTATCATTGTTTTCTGTACACTAACCAATAACCCCAACATAATAAGCATAAATtgaaatacacacacatatatatacaggCTAAAGGACCTTAATATTCATGGTACAAGATAGCAACATCAATCCAAAATCTGCATGGTCTTGAAGGCCTGATTCCATTTCTTTTACCTACGCGGCTTTAAGCTTTGATCTTTTCTTGGATAGTACAGAACTCCGAGCAATCTATCATTGTTTTCTGTACACTAACCAATAACCCCAACATAATAAGCATAAATtgaaatacacacacacacacatatatatacgaCCAGAATTCAACTAACTATTTGAAGCAAATAAACATTCTTGGATTGGAATATGACAACTCTGCAAAGACATACGAAATCCATACAAAAATCACCATGAATCAAGAAACTATGTACAAAAACCTTTTTGATGCCAACATAATTGGAGGATATTAAACCACGTGATTTCATTGTTAGTTTAGGTAggaaaattagtttaaaaagagaagtaaattttctaaaaattattgaaaactatcacaaattgcaataaaattgGGTAAAAATTCTACTTGTAACCATCTAGTGATTGGCCATGCATAATTTTACAAGAGTTGGCATACAGTAATGGTGCTTCAGATGTAGGGCTAAGGTCTGAGACAGTTCCATAAAGTTAAGTTCCCATCGAGTATGACAAGCCCATTGCACTTGCTTTATGACTTTGAATCAAAACTCTTATTAGAACAGTGAGGAAGTAAAAAGAATTTACCTTATGGATTGCAAAAATGTCCGCCAGCCAAAACTGTATCATTTGTCAACTCGAAGAATATTGTTACATATGGTACCCGTGGTAACTGACTCTCTCCGAGGATCAGTCCTCCAGCGGCCATCTACAATGAATTTTATCTGCAATAAACAGGATGTCGCTTCTAGGGAATAAGTTATGAATTCTTTAAcagaaaatatattatatgttaaTATCAGACAGCAGTTTCACCACTTCTATAGCAGTGACTAATAAAATGACTtcacaaaatccaaacaaatgaCTACTAGGAATCTTCCTAAAATCAGGAAAAATCCCTCATAGCTGAAACAATTAATTCTGTTCAAACATCAGTATCAGCAATTGCTACAGAAATTAGATAGTAGATGTTCACACCTCATATGTTCCAGGATAAAGCCACAGCACGGTTGACCAAAGTCTAGAATTCCTGGAAGAACATGTTATCACAGTAGgctcattatttatttaatcaaaGTTTGAGCagcaaatatataaaagatattattattcttaataCACAAGATTGAGCCAGAAGAGATGCATCTAGTGTGCTAAGAGGAAGTGCAATGCCAATGTGGTCCATCACAAAAACATATTGATTGACTCAAACACTATTTTCTATGTTCATATTATTAATGACAGTCACACCACAAGCATCTGGCATGTCAAGGTTGACCAATTAAGCATTAGTCATCTAGTTGGATACCACAGACATGTTTATGTCACTTTCTACCTGATGATTTTCTTCTTGAGACCTTTTACTcctgtatttttttatattttttttgacaaatttccAGAGTTTTTAGAAATCATTAAAGCCTAAGACCTGCCGGGCTTTATGCTTTAAGAGGAAGGGTGGGCTTGACTGAAATGGGAGTAAAATGACAACATAAAACAAACACCTTTTCAAGTAATGAAGGAAAcatcactcaaaaaaaaaatagtcgtttattttttctttttaacctaCTAAGATAAAACAAGTTGAATATCTGAAACCTAGATTGGAAAAAACTagttatgaaaattaaaataacttgaCAGTAATGCTGAGTTGTAAATAGAgaatttggccaaaaattaaaGACCTTGAGGCATTGGGGTCTGTGATACTTGATGATGGCTGTGGATCCATTTTAATCCGCTGATGCCAACCGTTGAAGCTACCTGACACCTCCACAATTTCTCCCTCCCCAAAGTATTGAATCGAAACCTAAAAACAACAGGGGAATTAATCAATCCCAGACAGCAGGCATATAGTTTCAACCAAAGTCCAAGCAGATTCCAATTTCATGTTGCTGACACATTGTGTCAGTTAAAAggtatacaaaaaataattggaaTGGATAGTTCTGATGtgaaaatgtaatataatatCACTACTTTTATATCTTGCTTCTTATATGCTTCTATAATATCTATATTTTGAACTATCAAATTCATTTTCCATATTGTGTGTCAACATATCCACTGTGTGATTGATGCATGTCTACATGTCCAACAAGAGTCCAAGTTTGCTGGAGAGCTACTTGAATGTGTCGTGCTACATTAAGATATTCTTTCCACTAGACTTCCATTCAGATTTGTTTCACCATTTGTTGGAGGCATCAATTGGGAATCCAAAATACTCTCAATTTGTGGGTTCTAgttcataaataataaagagCTTGGAAGAGTATTGTAATTTGTAAGAGGAAGTATTCCAACAAAGTATCCTTCAATTCCAGCAATATAAGCATAAATCATGAAAGTTGACTACTGCCTTGCGATATTCAGAAACAATTCCAGACACTGCAGTGACTGCACTGTGACTGTATACGtacattcacacacacaaaatcagTCCAAGCAAAATGTTATATGCGGTACCTCTTCTAGTCCTGAAAGACTTCCTTCAGCAGCTTGTAATTCTGCATCTTTTTCTGAGATAAGCTTTTGGGCTTTGCTGATTTCTGCTTCAGCCTTGGTTTGCAAGTCAGACAAAGCAAGCTGGCCAGAAGtgaaatgcaaaaataaaataggtaGTTATTGCATCAAAAACTGCATTTCTAAAAATCAAGATTTCATGTCGCTTTGAACtatgaatatttatttgaagAAATGTATATCTTCAGTTGAATCATTATGTTCCTATAATTTATGAAATCCATGGAGACCACGCACTGGGATATAGGAAAAAATCAGATGTTAACTTAATCCTTCTTATACTTATATTTTGCAGCAGTAATATCTTTACTTTGGTTTTCCTGCAGTGCCCTTTTTAGTTAGATCTTGTAAGCAAGAT
The DNA window shown above is from Quercus lobata isolate SW786 chromosome 7, ValleyOak3.0 Primary Assembly, whole genome shotgun sequence and carries:
- the LOC115951271 gene encoding uncharacterized protein LOC115951271, yielding MSILNASAALRMNFMSPPLLPPSPTFSKIHSNTLATTRITTRRTLVISPSFAMKKETSEPLDKVEEEMEEPRETLLYSFTPLPLFFMAALPGAGAVRSLFGPFVELIKSWNLPGWLVHWGHPGNMAVVLFAMGGYGTYLGFRIRFSDDVEEKAMAKDLHPKLLAGMFFFFALGATGGITALLTSDKPIFESPHAVTGLTGLALLTLQTTLPALFENNPGLRNVHGILGSGIMTLFLVHAALGLQLGLSF